One genomic region from Patescibacteria group bacterium encodes:
- a CDS encoding phosphohydrolase — MITFEDIKSNPYITEYIQQTQDYMAWLGFTDHGFKHVAIVAERAQALAQAVKLPKRQQELSAMAGWCHDMANFLGRTQHHYWAGIMFHETFRDKMTPRDLAVVTQAIVAHDKDEIKIPSKIAACLIIADKSDVRRSRVINPSPANLKKDIHDRLNYAVTDNQLKIDAKNKIVTLKLIIDVNRAPLMEYFQIFSERMAYCRKAAEVLGWRFGIVINHVKLL; from the coding sequence ATGATTACCTTTGAAGATATAAAAAGTAACCCTTATATAACGGAATATATTCAGCAGACTCAGGATTATATGGCCTGGTTAGGTTTTACCGACCATGGTTTTAAGCATGTGGCCATTGTGGCCGAGCGGGCTCAAGCTTTGGCTCAGGCCGTTAAATTACCTAAACGCCAACAGGAATTGTCGGCTATGGCTGGTTGGTGCCATGATATGGCTAATTTTTTGGGTCGGACTCAGCATCATTATTGGGCGGGTATAATGTTTCATGAAACTTTTCGTGACAAAATGACTCCTCGAGATTTAGCTGTAGTTACGCAGGCCATTGTGGCTCACGATAAAGATGAGATAAAAATTCCTAGCAAAATAGCAGCTTGTTTGATTATTGCCGATAAATCGGATGTTCGGCGTAGTCGCGTTATTAATCCCAGCCCAGCTAATTTAAAAAAAGATATTCACGACCGTCTTAATTACGCAGTGACTGACAATCAATTAAAAATTGATGCTAAAAATAAGATTGTTACTTTAAAATTGATTATTGATGTTAATCGAGCTCCTTTGATGGAATATTTTCAAATTTTTAGCGAACGGATGGCTTATTGTCGTAAAGCGGCTGAGGTGTTGGGTTGGCGTTTTGGTATAGTTATTAATCATGTTAAGTTGTTGTAA